One Cryptomeria japonica chromosome 9, Sugi_1.0, whole genome shotgun sequence genomic window carries:
- the LOC131858337 gene encoding ATP-dependent DNA helicase PIF1-like, with product MLSKEQQAIVEDILMKKQQNPDEPLYLFLTGGAGTGKTFTTKAMYQGLLHLYNNAIDSHPDKVKGFLLAYTGKATYNIGGTTLHSALFIPFNKSTSNSLRSERLDVLTKEYQQLRLVLIDEISLIGARMLHCIDKRFREIMQTLTKHFGGLDIIFCGDLYQAEPIHDCLVFQAPTIDTDLLPYDFWQQLVKCFNLQTTMRQTDQLFVAALNRIRMGSQTKEDIAYLNSKCLRTPPVDPMFPFLFYKRKDVDAHNQNILSTLPGELLIINAIDEHNNTVPIEQLYKHSANLANQIILKEDILIEIYGGNYDI from the coding sequence ATGCTGAGCAAAGAACAACAAGCTATAGTAGAAGACATATTAATGAAGAAACAACAAAACCCAGATGAGCCATTGTACTTGTTCTTAACAGGAGGTGCTGGCACAGGGAAAACCTTCACTACAAAGGCAATGTATCAAGGACTTCTTCATCTATACAATAATGCAATAGATAGTCACCCAGACAAAGTGAAGGGGTTTTTACTTGCATACACAGGAAAAGCAACTTATAATATAGGAGGCACAACATTGCACTCTGCATTGTTCATACCATTTAACAAATCCACTTCTAATAGTCTACGTTCAGAAAGATTAGATGTATTGACAAAGGAATACCAACAATTGCGTCTTGTTCTCATTGATGAGATCTCTCTAATTGGAGCTAGAATGTTGCATTGCATTGACAAAAGATTTCGTGAAATAATGCAAACCCTAACTAAACACTTCGGTGGCTTGGACATTATATTCTGTGGTGACTTGTACCAGGCAGAACCTATACACGATTGTCTAGTGTTTCAAGCACCAACAATAGACACTGACCTATTGCCATATGATTTTTGGCAACAACTTGTCAAATGTTTCAATTTGCAAACTACAATGAGGCAAACAGATCAGTTGTTTGTTGCTGCTCTCAACAGAATACGAATGGGCTCGCAAACCAAGGAAGACATAGCATATTTGAATAGCAAATGTTTACGCACCCCACCTGTAGACCCAATGTTTCCGTTTCTTTTTTACAAAAGAAAAGATGTCgatgcacacaaccaaaatatATTATCTACTCTTCCTGGAGAACTACTCATAATTAACGCAATTGATGAACACAACAACACTGTTCCTATAGAACAATTGTACAAACATAGTGCAAATCTCGCAAATCAAATAATATTAAAAGAAGACATATTGATCGAGATATATGGTGGTAACTATGATATATAA